A genomic region of Cyprinus carpio isolate SPL01 chromosome B13, ASM1834038v1, whole genome shotgun sequence contains the following coding sequences:
- the LOC109092157 gene encoding RING finger protein 122-like codes for MTTDITGRLPLNVYVIILGIGLFIFMLSMIFCCYLFRLRRQGTQEQYGYNEVILKGPGKKMSLLGQTCAVCLEEFRSRDELGVCPCSHAFHKKCLVKWLEIRSVCPMCNKPICRLQPDPPQRAEGPQNTLEV; via the exons ATGACCACAGACATCACCGGTCGTCTTCCACTCAATGTCTATGTCATCATTCTTGGGATAGGCCTCTTCATCTTCATGTTGAGCATGATCTTCTGTTGCTACCTGTTCAG attGAGGCGACAGGGCACACAAGAACAATATGGATATAATGag GTCATTCTAAAAGGTCCAGGGAAAAAAATGAGTCTTCTTGGA CAGACCTGTGCAGTTTGCCTGGAAGAGTTTCGGAGCCGGGATGAACTAGGGGTTTGCCCATGTTCTCATGCGTTTCACAAAAA GTGTCTGGTGAAGTGGCTGGAAATTCGCAGCGTCTGCCCCATGTGCAACAAGCCCATCTGCAGGCTCCAGCCAGATCCTCCGCAGAGGGCCGAGGGGCCCCAGAACACCCTGGAGGTGTGA